A window of Patagioenas fasciata isolate bPatFas1 chromosome 5, bPatFas1.hap1, whole genome shotgun sequence contains these coding sequences:
- the VPS39 gene encoding vam6/Vps39-like protein isoform X1 translates to MHDAFEHVPILEKLPLQIDCLAAWEEWLLVGTKQGHLLLYRIKKDIGEVMSSESVCCNRFEVTLEKSNKNFSKKIQQIHVVSQFKILVSLLENNIYVHDLLTFQQITTVSKAKGASLFTCDLQQSDTGEEVLRMCVAVRKKLQLYFWKDREFHELQGDFSVPDVPKSMAWCENSICVGFKRDYYLIRVDGKGSIKELFPTGKQLEPLVAPVADGKVAVGQDDLTVVLNEEGICTQKCALNWTDIPIAMEHQPPYIIAVLPRYVEIRTFEPRLLVQSIELQRPRFITSGGTNIIYVASNHFVWRLIPVSIATQIQQLLQDKQFELALQLAEMKDDSDSEKRQQIHHIKNLFAFNLFCQKRFDESMQVFAKLGTDPTHVMGLYPDLLPTDYRKQLQYPNPLPGLSGAELEKAHLALIDYLTQKRSQLVKKLNDSDHQSSTSPLMEGTPTIKSKKKLLQIIDTTLLKCYLHTNVALVAPLLRLENNHCHIEESEHVLKKAHKYSELIILYEKKGLHEKALQVLVDQSKKANSPLKGHERTVQYLQHLGTENLHLIFSYSVWVLRDFPEDGLKIFTEDLPEVEALPRDKVLSFLIENFKSLTIPYLEHIIHVWEETGAEFHNCLIQLYCEKVQGLMKEYLKSFPADKTPVPAGEEGGDLGDYRKKLLLFLEKSSWYEPSRLISDFPFDGLLEERALLLGRMGKHEQALFIYVHILKDTNMAENYCHKHYDRNKDGNKDVYLSLLRMYLSPPSVHCLGPIKMEVLEPQANLQAALQVLELHHGKLDTTKAINLLPANTQISEIRIFLEKVLEENAQKKRFNQVLKNLLHAEFLRVQEERILHQQVKCIITEEKVCTVCKKKIGNSAFARYPNAIVVHYFCSKEVNTLDT, encoded by the exons ATGCACGATGCCTTCGAGCACGTCCCGATCCTGGAGAAGCTGCCGCTGCAGATCGACTGCCTGGCGGCCTGGG aggaATGGCTCCTTGTTGGTACCAAACAAGGGCATCTTCTTCTTTACAGGATAAAGAAAGACATAG GAGAGGTTATGTCATCAGAAAGTGTCT GTTGCAATAGGTTTGAAGTGACACTAGAAAAATCCAACAAGAACTTCTCAAAAAAAATTCAGCAG ATTCATGTTGTTTCTCAGTTTAAAATCCTGGTCAGTTTATTAG aaaataacatttatgtCCATGACCTGTTGACATTTCAACAAATCACCACGGTTTCCAAGGCAAAAGGTGCATCTCTCTTCACTTGTGATCTTCAG CAGTCAGATACAGGAGAAGAGGTGCTGAGAATGTGTGTGGCGGTGCGGAAGAAGCTGCAACTTTATTTTTGGAAGGACAGAGAGTTCCATGAACTACAG GGGGACTTCAGTGTACCTGATGTACCCAAGTCTATGGCCTGGTGTGAAAACTCCATCTGTGTTGGCTTCAAGAGGGACTATTACCTGATACGG GTGGATGGAAAAGGATCCATCAAGGAACTGTTTCCCACAGGGAAGCAGCTGGAACCATTGGTAGCTCCTGTTGCAGATGGAAAAGTTGCAGTTGGCCAAGATGATCTAACAGTTGTGCTCAATGAAGAAGGGATCTGTACTCAGAAATGTGCCTTGAATTGGACAGATATTCCTATAGCCATGG AACACCAGCCTCCCTATATCATTGCTGTTCTGCCAAGGTACGTGGAGATACGCACTTTTGAACCCCGTCTGCTGGTACAGAGTATCGAGCTGCAGAGACCGCGCTTCATCACCTCTGGAGG CACAAATATTATATATGTGGCAAGTAATCACTTTGTTTGGCGGCTTATTCCAGTGTCCATAGCCACACAGATCCAGCAGCTTCTGCAGGACAAGCAGTTCGAATTGGCTTTGCAGTTGGCA GAAATGAAAGATGATTCAGATAGTGAGAAGCGACAACAAATTCACCACATAAAGAACCTCTTTGCCTTCAACCTCTTCTGCCAGAAGCGCTTTGATGAATCCATGCAAGTTTTTGCCAAGCTTGGTACAG ATCCCACTCATGTGATGGGTCTGTATCCTGACCTCCTGCCCACAGATTACAGGAAACAGCTACAGTATCCCAACCCCCTGCCAGGGCTCTCTGGCGCAGAGCTGGAGAAGGCACATTTAGCTCTGATAGACTACCTGACTCAA AAAAGAAGTCAGCTGGTGAAGAAGCTAAATGATTCTGACCATCAGTCCAGTACTTCACCACTCATGGAAGGAACACCCACAATCAAATCCAAAAAGAAGCTGCTACAAATCATTGATACCACCCTGTTAAAGTGTTACCTCCAT ACAAATGTAGCACTGGTGGCACCGTTGCTACGTCTGGAGAACAATCACTGCCATATTGAGGAGAGTGAGCATGTACTGAAGAAGGCACACAAATATAGTGAGCTGATAATACTGTATGAGAAGAAAGGTCTACATGAGAAAG catTACAGGTACTGGTGGATCAGTCAAAGAAAGCCAACTCGCCTCTGAAGGGTCATGAGAGGACAGTACAATATCTACAGCATTTGG GCACAGAGAACTTGCATTTGATATTTTCCTACTCTGTCTGGGTGCTAAGAGATTTTCCTGAGGATGGATTGAAG ATATTTACAGAAGACCTCCCTGAAGTGGAAGCTTTGCCACGAGACAAAGTGCTCAGTTTCTTGatagaaaattttaaaagcttgACTATTCCTTATCTG GAACACATAATTCATGTTTGGGAAGAAACCGGTGCGGAATTTCACAACTGTCTGATCCAGCTGTACTGTGAGAAAGTGCAGGGCTTAATGAAAGAATATCTCAAGTCTTTCCCTGCAG ATAAAACTCCTGTGCCtgctggggaggaaggaggagactTGGGGGATTACCGGAAAAAGCTTCTGCTTTTTCTGGAGAAATCTAGCTGGTATGAACCTAGCCGACTAATTAGTGACTTCCCTTTTGATG GTCTCCTGGAAGAACGTGCTCTGCTCTTGGGTCGTATGGGGAAGCATGAGCAAGCTCTGTTCATTTATGTCCATATTTTGAAGGACACCAACATGGCTGAAAA CTACTGCCATAAACATTATGACAGAAACAAAGATGGCAACAAGGAT GTCTATCTGTCACTGCTCCGCATGTACCTCTCCCCACCGAGTGTTCATTGCCTGGGACCAATCAAGATGGAAGTTCTGGAGCCTCAAGCCAAcctgcaggctgctctgcaggTCTTGGAACTACATCACGGCAAACTGGATACTACGAAG GCAATAAACCTACTCCCAGCAAATACACAGATTAGTGAGATTCGGATCTTCTTAGAGAAAGTCCTTGAAGAAAATGCCCAGAAGAAAAGATTTAATCAAGTACTCAAGAATCTTCTCCATGCTGAGTTTCTGAGG GTCCAGGAGGAGCGGATCTTGCATCAGCAAGTGAAGTGCATTATTACAGAGGAGAAGGTGTGCACTGTATGTAAAAAGAAGATAGGTAACAG TGCATTTGCTCGATACCCTAATGCAATAGTTGTGCATTATTTCTGCTCTAAAGAAGTCAACACATTGGACACCTGA
- the VPS39 gene encoding vam6/Vps39-like protein isoform X3, whose amino-acid sequence MHDAFEHVPILEKLPLQIDCLAAWEEWLLVGTKQGHLLLYRIKKDIGCNRFEVTLEKSNKNFSKKIQQIHVVSQFKILVSLLENNIYVHDLLTFQQITTVSKAKGASLFTCDLQQSDTGEEVLRMCVAVRKKLQLYFWKDREFHELQGDFSVPDVPKSMAWCENSICVGFKRDYYLIRVDGKGSIKELFPTGKQLEPLVAPVADGKVAVGQDDLTVVLNEEGICTQKCALNWTDIPIAMEHQPPYIIAVLPRYVEIRTFEPRLLVQSIELQRPRFITSGGTNIIYVASNHFVWRLIPVSIATQIQQLLQDKQFELALQLAEMKDDSDSEKRQQIHHIKNLFAFNLFCQKRFDESMQVFAKLGTDPTHVMGLYPDLLPTDYRKQLQYPNPLPGLSGAELEKAHLALIDYLTQKRSQLVKKLNDSDHQSSTSPLMEGTPTIKSKKKLLQIIDTTLLKCYLHTNVALVAPLLRLENNHCHIEESEHVLKKAHKYSELIILYEKKGLHEKALQVLVDQSKKANSPLKGHERTVQYLQHLGTENLHLIFSYSVWVLRDFPEDGLKIFTEDLPEVEALPRDKVLSFLIENFKSLTIPYLEHIIHVWEETGAEFHNCLIQLYCEKVQGLMKEYLKSFPADKTPVPAGEEGGDLGDYRKKLLLFLEKSSWYEPSRLISDFPFDGLLEERALLLGRMGKHEQALFIYVHILKDTNMAENYCHKHYDRNKDGNKDVYLSLLRMYLSPPSVHCLGPIKMEVLEPQANLQAALQVLELHHGKLDTTKAINLLPANTQISEIRIFLEKVLEENAQKKRFNQVLKNLLHAEFLRVQEERILHQQVKCIITEEKVCTVCKKKIGNSAFARYPNAIVVHYFCSKEVNTLDT is encoded by the exons ATGCACGATGCCTTCGAGCACGTCCCGATCCTGGAGAAGCTGCCGCTGCAGATCGACTGCCTGGCGGCCTGGG aggaATGGCTCCTTGTTGGTACCAAACAAGGGCATCTTCTTCTTTACAGGATAAAGAAAGACATAG GTTGCAATAGGTTTGAAGTGACACTAGAAAAATCCAACAAGAACTTCTCAAAAAAAATTCAGCAG ATTCATGTTGTTTCTCAGTTTAAAATCCTGGTCAGTTTATTAG aaaataacatttatgtCCATGACCTGTTGACATTTCAACAAATCACCACGGTTTCCAAGGCAAAAGGTGCATCTCTCTTCACTTGTGATCTTCAG CAGTCAGATACAGGAGAAGAGGTGCTGAGAATGTGTGTGGCGGTGCGGAAGAAGCTGCAACTTTATTTTTGGAAGGACAGAGAGTTCCATGAACTACAG GGGGACTTCAGTGTACCTGATGTACCCAAGTCTATGGCCTGGTGTGAAAACTCCATCTGTGTTGGCTTCAAGAGGGACTATTACCTGATACGG GTGGATGGAAAAGGATCCATCAAGGAACTGTTTCCCACAGGGAAGCAGCTGGAACCATTGGTAGCTCCTGTTGCAGATGGAAAAGTTGCAGTTGGCCAAGATGATCTAACAGTTGTGCTCAATGAAGAAGGGATCTGTACTCAGAAATGTGCCTTGAATTGGACAGATATTCCTATAGCCATGG AACACCAGCCTCCCTATATCATTGCTGTTCTGCCAAGGTACGTGGAGATACGCACTTTTGAACCCCGTCTGCTGGTACAGAGTATCGAGCTGCAGAGACCGCGCTTCATCACCTCTGGAGG CACAAATATTATATATGTGGCAAGTAATCACTTTGTTTGGCGGCTTATTCCAGTGTCCATAGCCACACAGATCCAGCAGCTTCTGCAGGACAAGCAGTTCGAATTGGCTTTGCAGTTGGCA GAAATGAAAGATGATTCAGATAGTGAGAAGCGACAACAAATTCACCACATAAAGAACCTCTTTGCCTTCAACCTCTTCTGCCAGAAGCGCTTTGATGAATCCATGCAAGTTTTTGCCAAGCTTGGTACAG ATCCCACTCATGTGATGGGTCTGTATCCTGACCTCCTGCCCACAGATTACAGGAAACAGCTACAGTATCCCAACCCCCTGCCAGGGCTCTCTGGCGCAGAGCTGGAGAAGGCACATTTAGCTCTGATAGACTACCTGACTCAA AAAAGAAGTCAGCTGGTGAAGAAGCTAAATGATTCTGACCATCAGTCCAGTACTTCACCACTCATGGAAGGAACACCCACAATCAAATCCAAAAAGAAGCTGCTACAAATCATTGATACCACCCTGTTAAAGTGTTACCTCCAT ACAAATGTAGCACTGGTGGCACCGTTGCTACGTCTGGAGAACAATCACTGCCATATTGAGGAGAGTGAGCATGTACTGAAGAAGGCACACAAATATAGTGAGCTGATAATACTGTATGAGAAGAAAGGTCTACATGAGAAAG catTACAGGTACTGGTGGATCAGTCAAAGAAAGCCAACTCGCCTCTGAAGGGTCATGAGAGGACAGTACAATATCTACAGCATTTGG GCACAGAGAACTTGCATTTGATATTTTCCTACTCTGTCTGGGTGCTAAGAGATTTTCCTGAGGATGGATTGAAG ATATTTACAGAAGACCTCCCTGAAGTGGAAGCTTTGCCACGAGACAAAGTGCTCAGTTTCTTGatagaaaattttaaaagcttgACTATTCCTTATCTG GAACACATAATTCATGTTTGGGAAGAAACCGGTGCGGAATTTCACAACTGTCTGATCCAGCTGTACTGTGAGAAAGTGCAGGGCTTAATGAAAGAATATCTCAAGTCTTTCCCTGCAG ATAAAACTCCTGTGCCtgctggggaggaaggaggagactTGGGGGATTACCGGAAAAAGCTTCTGCTTTTTCTGGAGAAATCTAGCTGGTATGAACCTAGCCGACTAATTAGTGACTTCCCTTTTGATG GTCTCCTGGAAGAACGTGCTCTGCTCTTGGGTCGTATGGGGAAGCATGAGCAAGCTCTGTTCATTTATGTCCATATTTTGAAGGACACCAACATGGCTGAAAA CTACTGCCATAAACATTATGACAGAAACAAAGATGGCAACAAGGAT GTCTATCTGTCACTGCTCCGCATGTACCTCTCCCCACCGAGTGTTCATTGCCTGGGACCAATCAAGATGGAAGTTCTGGAGCCTCAAGCCAAcctgcaggctgctctgcaggTCTTGGAACTACATCACGGCAAACTGGATACTACGAAG GCAATAAACCTACTCCCAGCAAATACACAGATTAGTGAGATTCGGATCTTCTTAGAGAAAGTCCTTGAAGAAAATGCCCAGAAGAAAAGATTTAATCAAGTACTCAAGAATCTTCTCCATGCTGAGTTTCTGAGG GTCCAGGAGGAGCGGATCTTGCATCAGCAAGTGAAGTGCATTATTACAGAGGAGAAGGTGTGCACTGTATGTAAAAAGAAGATAGGTAACAG TGCATTTGCTCGATACCCTAATGCAATAGTTGTGCATTATTTCTGCTCTAAAGAAGTCAACACATTGGACACCTGA
- the VPS39 gene encoding vam6/Vps39-like protein isoform X2: MHDAFEHVPILEKLPLQIDCLAAWEEWLLVGTKQGHLLLYRIKKDIGEVMSSESVCCNRFEVTLEKSNKNFSKKIQQIHVVSQFKILVSLLENNIYVHDLLTFQQITTVSKAKGASLFTCDLQSDTGEEVLRMCVAVRKKLQLYFWKDREFHELQGDFSVPDVPKSMAWCENSICVGFKRDYYLIRVDGKGSIKELFPTGKQLEPLVAPVADGKVAVGQDDLTVVLNEEGICTQKCALNWTDIPIAMEHQPPYIIAVLPRYVEIRTFEPRLLVQSIELQRPRFITSGGTNIIYVASNHFVWRLIPVSIATQIQQLLQDKQFELALQLAEMKDDSDSEKRQQIHHIKNLFAFNLFCQKRFDESMQVFAKLGTDPTHVMGLYPDLLPTDYRKQLQYPNPLPGLSGAELEKAHLALIDYLTQKRSQLVKKLNDSDHQSSTSPLMEGTPTIKSKKKLLQIIDTTLLKCYLHTNVALVAPLLRLENNHCHIEESEHVLKKAHKYSELIILYEKKGLHEKALQVLVDQSKKANSPLKGHERTVQYLQHLGTENLHLIFSYSVWVLRDFPEDGLKIFTEDLPEVEALPRDKVLSFLIENFKSLTIPYLEHIIHVWEETGAEFHNCLIQLYCEKVQGLMKEYLKSFPADKTPVPAGEEGGDLGDYRKKLLLFLEKSSWYEPSRLISDFPFDGLLEERALLLGRMGKHEQALFIYVHILKDTNMAENYCHKHYDRNKDGNKDVYLSLLRMYLSPPSVHCLGPIKMEVLEPQANLQAALQVLELHHGKLDTTKAINLLPANTQISEIRIFLEKVLEENAQKKRFNQVLKNLLHAEFLRVQEERILHQQVKCIITEEKVCTVCKKKIGNSAFARYPNAIVVHYFCSKEVNTLDT; the protein is encoded by the exons ATGCACGATGCCTTCGAGCACGTCCCGATCCTGGAGAAGCTGCCGCTGCAGATCGACTGCCTGGCGGCCTGGG aggaATGGCTCCTTGTTGGTACCAAACAAGGGCATCTTCTTCTTTACAGGATAAAGAAAGACATAG GAGAGGTTATGTCATCAGAAAGTGTCT GTTGCAATAGGTTTGAAGTGACACTAGAAAAATCCAACAAGAACTTCTCAAAAAAAATTCAGCAG ATTCATGTTGTTTCTCAGTTTAAAATCCTGGTCAGTTTATTAG aaaataacatttatgtCCATGACCTGTTGACATTTCAACAAATCACCACGGTTTCCAAGGCAAAAGGTGCATCTCTCTTCACTTGTGATCTTCAG TCAGATACAGGAGAAGAGGTGCTGAGAATGTGTGTGGCGGTGCGGAAGAAGCTGCAACTTTATTTTTGGAAGGACAGAGAGTTCCATGAACTACAG GGGGACTTCAGTGTACCTGATGTACCCAAGTCTATGGCCTGGTGTGAAAACTCCATCTGTGTTGGCTTCAAGAGGGACTATTACCTGATACGG GTGGATGGAAAAGGATCCATCAAGGAACTGTTTCCCACAGGGAAGCAGCTGGAACCATTGGTAGCTCCTGTTGCAGATGGAAAAGTTGCAGTTGGCCAAGATGATCTAACAGTTGTGCTCAATGAAGAAGGGATCTGTACTCAGAAATGTGCCTTGAATTGGACAGATATTCCTATAGCCATGG AACACCAGCCTCCCTATATCATTGCTGTTCTGCCAAGGTACGTGGAGATACGCACTTTTGAACCCCGTCTGCTGGTACAGAGTATCGAGCTGCAGAGACCGCGCTTCATCACCTCTGGAGG CACAAATATTATATATGTGGCAAGTAATCACTTTGTTTGGCGGCTTATTCCAGTGTCCATAGCCACACAGATCCAGCAGCTTCTGCAGGACAAGCAGTTCGAATTGGCTTTGCAGTTGGCA GAAATGAAAGATGATTCAGATAGTGAGAAGCGACAACAAATTCACCACATAAAGAACCTCTTTGCCTTCAACCTCTTCTGCCAGAAGCGCTTTGATGAATCCATGCAAGTTTTTGCCAAGCTTGGTACAG ATCCCACTCATGTGATGGGTCTGTATCCTGACCTCCTGCCCACAGATTACAGGAAACAGCTACAGTATCCCAACCCCCTGCCAGGGCTCTCTGGCGCAGAGCTGGAGAAGGCACATTTAGCTCTGATAGACTACCTGACTCAA AAAAGAAGTCAGCTGGTGAAGAAGCTAAATGATTCTGACCATCAGTCCAGTACTTCACCACTCATGGAAGGAACACCCACAATCAAATCCAAAAAGAAGCTGCTACAAATCATTGATACCACCCTGTTAAAGTGTTACCTCCAT ACAAATGTAGCACTGGTGGCACCGTTGCTACGTCTGGAGAACAATCACTGCCATATTGAGGAGAGTGAGCATGTACTGAAGAAGGCACACAAATATAGTGAGCTGATAATACTGTATGAGAAGAAAGGTCTACATGAGAAAG catTACAGGTACTGGTGGATCAGTCAAAGAAAGCCAACTCGCCTCTGAAGGGTCATGAGAGGACAGTACAATATCTACAGCATTTGG GCACAGAGAACTTGCATTTGATATTTTCCTACTCTGTCTGGGTGCTAAGAGATTTTCCTGAGGATGGATTGAAG ATATTTACAGAAGACCTCCCTGAAGTGGAAGCTTTGCCACGAGACAAAGTGCTCAGTTTCTTGatagaaaattttaaaagcttgACTATTCCTTATCTG GAACACATAATTCATGTTTGGGAAGAAACCGGTGCGGAATTTCACAACTGTCTGATCCAGCTGTACTGTGAGAAAGTGCAGGGCTTAATGAAAGAATATCTCAAGTCTTTCCCTGCAG ATAAAACTCCTGTGCCtgctggggaggaaggaggagactTGGGGGATTACCGGAAAAAGCTTCTGCTTTTTCTGGAGAAATCTAGCTGGTATGAACCTAGCCGACTAATTAGTGACTTCCCTTTTGATG GTCTCCTGGAAGAACGTGCTCTGCTCTTGGGTCGTATGGGGAAGCATGAGCAAGCTCTGTTCATTTATGTCCATATTTTGAAGGACACCAACATGGCTGAAAA CTACTGCCATAAACATTATGACAGAAACAAAGATGGCAACAAGGAT GTCTATCTGTCACTGCTCCGCATGTACCTCTCCCCACCGAGTGTTCATTGCCTGGGACCAATCAAGATGGAAGTTCTGGAGCCTCAAGCCAAcctgcaggctgctctgcaggTCTTGGAACTACATCACGGCAAACTGGATACTACGAAG GCAATAAACCTACTCCCAGCAAATACACAGATTAGTGAGATTCGGATCTTCTTAGAGAAAGTCCTTGAAGAAAATGCCCAGAAGAAAAGATTTAATCAAGTACTCAAGAATCTTCTCCATGCTGAGTTTCTGAGG GTCCAGGAGGAGCGGATCTTGCATCAGCAAGTGAAGTGCATTATTACAGAGGAGAAGGTGTGCACTGTATGTAAAAAGAAGATAGGTAACAG TGCATTTGCTCGATACCCTAATGCAATAGTTGTGCATTATTTCTGCTCTAAAGAAGTCAACACATTGGACACCTGA
- the VPS39 gene encoding vam6/Vps39-like protein isoform X4 — protein sequence MHDAFEHVPILEKLPLQIDCLAAWEEWLLVGTKQGHLLLYRIKKDIGEVMSSESVCCNRFEVTLEKSNKNFSKKIQQIHVVSQFKILVSLLENNIYVHDLLTFQQITTVSKAKGASLFTCDLQQSDTGEEVLRMCVAVRKKLQLYFWKDREFHELQGDFSVPDVPKSMAWCENSICVGFKRDYYLIRVDGKGSIKELFPTGKQLEPLVAPVADGKVAVGQDDLTVVLNEEGICTQKCALNWTDIPIAMEHQPPYIIAVLPRYVEIRTFEPRLLVQSIELQRPRFITSGGTNIIYVASNHFVWRLIPVSIATQIQQLLQDKQFELALQLAEMKDDSDSEKRQQIHHIKNLFAFNLFCQKRFDESMQVFAKLGTDPTHVMGLYPDLLPTDYRKQLQYPNPLPGLSGAELEKAHLALIDYLTQKRSQLVKKLNDSDHQSSTSPLMEGTPTIKSKKKLLQIIDTTLLKCYLHTNVALVAPLLRLENNHCHIEESEHVLKKAHKYSELIILYEKKGLHEKALQVLVDQSKKANSPLKGHERTVQYLQHLGTENLHLIFSYSVWVLRDFPEDGLKEHIIHVWEETGAEFHNCLIQLYCEKVQGLMKEYLKSFPADKTPVPAGEEGGDLGDYRKKLLLFLEKSSWYEPSRLISDFPFDGLLEERALLLGRMGKHEQALFIYVHILKDTNMAENYCHKHYDRNKDGNKDVYLSLLRMYLSPPSVHCLGPIKMEVLEPQANLQAALQVLELHHGKLDTTKAINLLPANTQISEIRIFLEKVLEENAQKKRFNQVLKNLLHAEFLRVQEERILHQQVKCIITEEKVCTVCKKKIGNSAFARYPNAIVVHYFCSKEVNTLDT from the exons ATGCACGATGCCTTCGAGCACGTCCCGATCCTGGAGAAGCTGCCGCTGCAGATCGACTGCCTGGCGGCCTGGG aggaATGGCTCCTTGTTGGTACCAAACAAGGGCATCTTCTTCTTTACAGGATAAAGAAAGACATAG GAGAGGTTATGTCATCAGAAAGTGTCT GTTGCAATAGGTTTGAAGTGACACTAGAAAAATCCAACAAGAACTTCTCAAAAAAAATTCAGCAG ATTCATGTTGTTTCTCAGTTTAAAATCCTGGTCAGTTTATTAG aaaataacatttatgtCCATGACCTGTTGACATTTCAACAAATCACCACGGTTTCCAAGGCAAAAGGTGCATCTCTCTTCACTTGTGATCTTCAG CAGTCAGATACAGGAGAAGAGGTGCTGAGAATGTGTGTGGCGGTGCGGAAGAAGCTGCAACTTTATTTTTGGAAGGACAGAGAGTTCCATGAACTACAG GGGGACTTCAGTGTACCTGATGTACCCAAGTCTATGGCCTGGTGTGAAAACTCCATCTGTGTTGGCTTCAAGAGGGACTATTACCTGATACGG GTGGATGGAAAAGGATCCATCAAGGAACTGTTTCCCACAGGGAAGCAGCTGGAACCATTGGTAGCTCCTGTTGCAGATGGAAAAGTTGCAGTTGGCCAAGATGATCTAACAGTTGTGCTCAATGAAGAAGGGATCTGTACTCAGAAATGTGCCTTGAATTGGACAGATATTCCTATAGCCATGG AACACCAGCCTCCCTATATCATTGCTGTTCTGCCAAGGTACGTGGAGATACGCACTTTTGAACCCCGTCTGCTGGTACAGAGTATCGAGCTGCAGAGACCGCGCTTCATCACCTCTGGAGG CACAAATATTATATATGTGGCAAGTAATCACTTTGTTTGGCGGCTTATTCCAGTGTCCATAGCCACACAGATCCAGCAGCTTCTGCAGGACAAGCAGTTCGAATTGGCTTTGCAGTTGGCA GAAATGAAAGATGATTCAGATAGTGAGAAGCGACAACAAATTCACCACATAAAGAACCTCTTTGCCTTCAACCTCTTCTGCCAGAAGCGCTTTGATGAATCCATGCAAGTTTTTGCCAAGCTTGGTACAG ATCCCACTCATGTGATGGGTCTGTATCCTGACCTCCTGCCCACAGATTACAGGAAACAGCTACAGTATCCCAACCCCCTGCCAGGGCTCTCTGGCGCAGAGCTGGAGAAGGCACATTTAGCTCTGATAGACTACCTGACTCAA AAAAGAAGTCAGCTGGTGAAGAAGCTAAATGATTCTGACCATCAGTCCAGTACTTCACCACTCATGGAAGGAACACCCACAATCAAATCCAAAAAGAAGCTGCTACAAATCATTGATACCACCCTGTTAAAGTGTTACCTCCAT ACAAATGTAGCACTGGTGGCACCGTTGCTACGTCTGGAGAACAATCACTGCCATATTGAGGAGAGTGAGCATGTACTGAAGAAGGCACACAAATATAGTGAGCTGATAATACTGTATGAGAAGAAAGGTCTACATGAGAAAG catTACAGGTACTGGTGGATCAGTCAAAGAAAGCCAACTCGCCTCTGAAGGGTCATGAGAGGACAGTACAATATCTACAGCATTTGG GCACAGAGAACTTGCATTTGATATTTTCCTACTCTGTCTGGGTGCTAAGAGATTTTCCTGAGGATGGATTGAAG GAACACATAATTCATGTTTGGGAAGAAACCGGTGCGGAATTTCACAACTGTCTGATCCAGCTGTACTGTGAGAAAGTGCAGGGCTTAATGAAAGAATATCTCAAGTCTTTCCCTGCAG ATAAAACTCCTGTGCCtgctggggaggaaggaggagactTGGGGGATTACCGGAAAAAGCTTCTGCTTTTTCTGGAGAAATCTAGCTGGTATGAACCTAGCCGACTAATTAGTGACTTCCCTTTTGATG GTCTCCTGGAAGAACGTGCTCTGCTCTTGGGTCGTATGGGGAAGCATGAGCAAGCTCTGTTCATTTATGTCCATATTTTGAAGGACACCAACATGGCTGAAAA CTACTGCCATAAACATTATGACAGAAACAAAGATGGCAACAAGGAT GTCTATCTGTCACTGCTCCGCATGTACCTCTCCCCACCGAGTGTTCATTGCCTGGGACCAATCAAGATGGAAGTTCTGGAGCCTCAAGCCAAcctgcaggctgctctgcaggTCTTGGAACTACATCACGGCAAACTGGATACTACGAAG GCAATAAACCTACTCCCAGCAAATACACAGATTAGTGAGATTCGGATCTTCTTAGAGAAAGTCCTTGAAGAAAATGCCCAGAAGAAAAGATTTAATCAAGTACTCAAGAATCTTCTCCATGCTGAGTTTCTGAGG GTCCAGGAGGAGCGGATCTTGCATCAGCAAGTGAAGTGCATTATTACAGAGGAGAAGGTGTGCACTGTATGTAAAAAGAAGATAGGTAACAG TGCATTTGCTCGATACCCTAATGCAATAGTTGTGCATTATTTCTGCTCTAAAGAAGTCAACACATTGGACACCTGA